The DNA window TGCaattttaatccaaattatcCAATTTTAAATCAATCCATCTGCTGCCATAAATtacgcaacggatcttctgtcccacactctGTGTCATTCtctgtcccattttttattatattgctatttctccttcataaatatcatgttttagttcttttttgtttcattaagatccaataactattaattcagtaatacacaaaatttaaaaaactcaaaaaatcaaaatgcataaaaaatgagatcttttatgcattttctgctgtattttttaattttttattatatattacttttttgaagcTATTGTATTTATTTAAATTGTCCTTTATGATCAATGCTGTGTGTGGGCTGCTGAGCCAGGGTCTGGATCCGGATCCCTGTCAATGGGTCAATTCGATCGGTGTTCCAATCCCGTCCTTTATTATGGCGAGCTGGTGACTCGAACATTTCGGTCTTCCCACGCTCTTTTTGGGCGAGTTGGAAACGAATATGCCCGAGTGGAGATAAATAGATTCCAAAATTTGGAGAACTCATCTGCTGCCACGTGTCCTCCTTACCTGGCAACCTCGGCATCGCCACAGCCCAACCGAAAGCATCTTCCATCAATACCCTTGCCTTGCCACTGCCCTCCCACCTCGTCATCCCCGGTCCCCCTCCTCCCCTCAAATGGCGCTCGTCTCTTCTGGAACATGAAATCTCACACACCCCAGAATCACACGCAGACAAACTCCAGATATGCTCTTGCACCTTTTTGCATGcacaattgtttcttttctttttaatcttttttcctTGAATTAAATCGGTGAGGAGCTTGGTGGAAGTTTGTAGAAGAGGCAAACTGATTCAGCAAAGGGTTTTCTCAATTGGGTTTTTTTATTCCTTCTTGGGTGAATTCAAGGCTTTGTTGGCTTCAGAATTATCAGAATCACCAATTTTAGGTACTGTTTGATTGTCGCATTTTTGTTTGCGTGTcatttcgttttttttttttaattgaagaTTTTGATTGGTTTTCTGTTTAAGTTTCAATCTTTGATTGATCAATAGGGATTCCCTGGATGAATTTTGGATTaattggggtaagtacttttcAAATGGTTTAATCTGTTGGGAATAGTTTAGAATTTTATGTTGGAAAAGGTGTGATTTTTGTCCTCTTTTTGTGGGTTTGATGAAAGTTGTGGGAGTGGTGTTGGGGTGCGTTTATAGGGTCAATGGGAGTGACGCAATTAGTTTTTGAGCTTTAGGAACAAGACAAATTCATGTGTAATAAAGGGACTGTGGTTTTGAGTGAATCAGAATTGGAATCTGAGTGTCCCATTAATCAAGAACAGCAGCAGCATCAAGCTGTGTACTTGATGGACAGCCCGACTGTGGCTTCTGGTTCTGCCCCAAACTTGAATGATGAGAACCCGCGTATTAAGTTCTTGTGTAGCTTTGGAGGTAGCATATTGCCTAGGCCTCATGATGGGAAGCTTAGGTATGTGGGTGGGGAGACGAGAATTGTGAGCGTTCCACGTGATATTACATATGAGGAGCTTATGGCAAAAATGAGGGAGCTTTTCGAGGGGGCTATGATTTTGAAGTATCAGCAACCGGATGAAGATCTTGATGCTCTTGTCTCTGTTGTGAATGATGATGATGTGACCAATATGATGGAGGAGTATGATAAGTTGGGTGCTGGTGATGGGTTCACTAGGCTGcggatttttttgttttcacaCTCTGATCAAGATGGAACTATGCATTTCATCGACGGGGATGAGAGGGACCATGAGAAGAGGTATGTGGATGCTTTAAACAGCCTTAATGAATCCCCCGAATATAGAAGGAATCATCTTATGGACAACCAGTTTGTTGGTCCATTAGATGATGCCCATGTTGTTGCGGAGCAGTTTTTAAGCCAACTGAATCTTGAAGGTGTGGTCCAAAACCAGCGGAACACTGAGATGCCTATGCCACAAATGAATCTTCGACAACTGACAATACCTACTTTAGTTTCAGGACAGCCTCAGCAAACAGCTAGTCAGCGTTACAATGAGATGGATGCTCCATGGAGTCCTGCTTACTACTCCCCTAGGCAACATGGGCACCAGGACCCAAGACAGGTGGCAGAATTTCCAACTTCACCTTCGTCGGGACGCTACCGGGCCCAGTATAATGAGTTCTCGGACAAGAGTTTTGATAGGATGCCTGACGTTCAAATGAACCatcaatccctgtatgaacaCCAGCCTCAATATTCAGAGAATTTAGCCTTGTACACCAGTGACAAGGCTGGTTTCCCTGGTAACATACTTCAtggtgcaaatgtctttgaaggAAACAGTGTTTGTGAACATTGTCGAGTTCCTTTCCAGAGAAATCAAGTTTATAATGATGCTCCTTGGAAGCCTGGGGAACATCAACATTTAGAGCCACCTGGGAATGGGTTTCATCAAGCCACTAACCCATGTGCTGAGTGCCCTCCAAATAGGGAAATTCTCATGTTGAACACAGATCCAAACATGCATCATATATACTATCCTAGGGACCAGGATCCTCGACAACTCTATAGTGAAAGTCAGAGTCATGATAGAGGATGGCTTTTGCCACATCAGTCGAATACCAGGCCTGAGGAACCAAGACCACATGTTTCTGTTGCTGGAAGGTTGAGTGATCACTACATTGTTGATAACAACGTGAGTATCTCGCATGGGCATGTAAATGTGTCTGATTCTCTATACATTCCATCACATTTTGTCCATCCAGATGACGCTCGCTATATCCGATCTGGTCCAGAGATGAGCCAAATCTTTCATGACTCAACTGTTGCAACAGGATCTCATATACATGGTCAACCCTCAGATGAAAGAGGAGTTCGGTATGCGAATCCACCTTATGCTTATGCTCCTGATAGTCATTACCCTGTTACAGGACATACACCTGCGCATGCTTTATGGAGAAACATTCATGGCCCAATGCATGGGGGTCTTTCTTATGAAGGATCCAGTTCCCCTCAGTTGCCTGGTGGTTTGGTCAGTCC is part of the Coffea eugenioides isolate CCC68of chromosome 6, Ceug_1.0, whole genome shotgun sequence genome and encodes:
- the LOC113773380 gene encoding uncharacterized protein LOC113773380 — protein: MCNKGTVVLSESELESECPINQEQQQHQAVYLMDSPTVASGSAPNLNDENPRIKFLCSFGGSILPRPHDGKLRYVGGETRIVSVPRDITYEELMAKMRELFEGAMILKYQQPDEDLDALVSVVNDDDVTNMMEEYDKLGAGDGFTRLRIFLFSHSDQDGTMHFIDGDERDHEKRYVDALNSLNESPEYRRNHLMDNQFVGPLDDAHVVAEQFLSQLNLEGVVQNQRNTEMPMPQMNLRQLTIPTLVSGQPQQTASQRYNEMDAPWSPAYYSPRQHGHQDPRQVAEFPTSPSSGRYRAQYNEFSDKSFDRMPDVQMNHQSLYEHQPQYSENLALYTSDKAGFPGNILHGANVFEGNSVCEHCRVPFQRNQVYNDAPWKPGEHQHLEPPGNGFHQATNPCAECPPNREILMLNTDPNMHHIYYPRDQDPRQLYSESQSHDRGWLLPHQSNTRPEEPRPHVSVAGRLSDHYIVDNNVSISHGHVNVSDSLYIPSHFVHPDDARYIRSGPEMSQIFHDSTVATGSHIHGQPSDERGVRYANPPYAYAPDSHYPVTGHTPAHALWRNIHGPMHGGLSYEGSSSPQLPGGLVSPGYIRVEGSPSLRAGLENQNPWVDSSQKVVGNDGSLLPDYPNGHALKLVPTTYNQESQLLYNTEPVRSNIDVLNIATPTDPFMRSDSAPAVNDKLFSSATSRGEPRIETDVLRPVWVDNTVEGGHKEAIHLEKAEDIGVLSHPKGSKDSDNVQFPESITSGPMVHGARSNGTTKPEEKDTCFPLEREQSDDRLSCLPELIASAKKATLDSIEEVKAKVQDITDPRVEHDAAVKEEHQNEADALDAQGDLEVDSDNENSNSPKIELTKAEEEAINRGLQTIKNEDLEEIRELGSGTYGAVFHGKWKGSDVAIKRIKASCFAGRPSERERLISDFWKEALILSSLHHPNVVSFYGVVRDGPGGSLATVTEFMVNGSLKQFLQKKDRTIDRRKRLMIAMDTAFGMEYLHGKNIVHFDLKCENLLVNMRDPHRPVCKIGDLGLSKVKQHTLVSGGVRGTLPWMAPELLSGKSNMVSEKIDVYSFGVVMWELLTGDEPYKEMHCASIIGGIVNNTLRPQIPTWCDPEWKSLMESSWAADPAERPSFSEISQKLRSMAAAMNLK